DNA from Kitasatospora acidiphila:
CTTGGGGAGTGGTGTGTGCAGGAGATCCCTGTGCACCACTTCAATGCTTGAGTCCCAAGCCTTCACGCTCTACGCCTGCGGTCACTGTCAACGCTGGATATCGCTCATTTCTCCGCTGACGTTGAGCAGTTCGTGACACTGGGTTGCCTGCTTCCCCGAGGCGGGCGTGCCCGGCAGCTGGCAGGTCACGGTTGCCGTCACAGTTTGGTCCTCGGGGACCACGATGGGAGTCACCCAGTGGTAGTCCTGGTTCCGGAACGTCTCCAAGGCGATGGTGGTGATGGTCTGATTGCCGAACTTGATGGTCAACAGACCCTGGTCGCCCTGGAAGTTGGCGGCGACGATGTCGGTGATGCTGAAGACCTTGTTGTGCGGCACCTGGTAGGTGCCGGTCTTGGTGGCGTCACTGGCGGTCTGCACGTCGACCGTGCTGGAGCTCTGCAGGCCACTCCCGGAACGGGCTGGCCCGGGGCCGGATTGCCGCCGGTGCCCCCCGTGCCGCCGCCCGAACCGCCGCTGCTCGGCTGGCCGCTCGGTCGACCCTGGCCGCCGCCGGTCGTCGGGCCCGGGGCGGGCGCCCCGGCGGTGGGGGTCGCGGTGGCCGCCGCGGCCTGCTGGGCGACCGCTTGCTTGGCGGCCTGCTTGGCGGAGCTCTGCACGGTGGGCCGCACCAGCAGGAACCAGAGCAGCAGCAGCGCGAGCAGTGCCGCGAGCAGCGCGAGCAACCACTTGGGGAAGATCGAGAGCTGGACGAACTGCCCGTCCAGCGCCTGGCGTTGATCGCCGCCCTGGTCCTCGGCCGCGCCCTCCCGGGTCACGGCCACCTCGAAGTCCTTGGTGACCGGCTTGCCGAACCAGATCAACCGGCGGGTGCGGACCCGCAACCGGGTCTCGGCGGACTCGCCGGGCTCCAGTCGCAGCCGATCCGGGGCGACCGCGAGCCGCAGGTCCTCGCCGGCCTGCCCCGGGGCGAACAGTGCGGTGGTGGCCGCGTTCCCCAGGTTGCGCACCGACAACCGGTAGCGGGCCCGGAGCCAGCCACGCCGGCGCCGGGGCGCCAGCGCCGCACGCAGCTCATGGAACGGCGTGACGGTGACCACGGTCTCCGGAACGGCCACGAGTTCGGGACGCTCGGCGGGCAGCACCCTGATGCCGAGCGGGAAGTCGCCCGCCCGCACCTCGGGGGAGCGGGACGGCGCGAGCCGCACCGTCACCGTCTCGGACGTCCCCGGGTAGAGCGAGACCCGGGCCGGCTCGACCGTCGTCCACGGCGCGCAGTCGCCGACCACGTCCAGCGAGTACGCCTCGACGATGTCCGTCTCGTTGCGGATCGTCAGGGTCGTCGTCGCCACGCCTCCGGGCGACACCGTCAGGGCGGGATGGCCGAGTTCGGCGGGTGTGCTCATGCCGCGACGGTAAGGCCGACGGCCGCGTCGGCGAGAGAGACCGGCGGGCAAGACGCGGGCACGCGCCTTGCCCGCGCGAACCACCAACCCCTGCCCGTAGTTGATGCGTGACACCCCGGCGTCGCCCACAGCCGGCCCCGAACCGCGGTGGCCGGTCGGAACGCATGCGTGCGTTGACGCCGCAGAAGGAGAACGGAGCGGTAGATGACGTCGATCGAGACAACCCACGAGGCTGCCGCGGCACCACAGGTCGGCCGTGCCCGGATACCCGGACCATCGGCTGCCGCCGAGATACGCGTCAAGCCGAGCCGGGTGCAGGTGGCGGTGTACGCGGAGGACATCGTCCTGCACACCGGCATCGTCCAACAGCTGCGCCAGCGGCCGGAAGTGGAGCTGCTCACGGACGACGAGGCCCCGAAGGCGCAGGTGGCCCTGCTGGTGGTGGACCGGCTGACCGAGGCGGTGGCAGAGACGCTGCGCGGCCTGCGGCTCAGCACCTCCAGCCGGACCGGTCTCGTGGTCGGCAACTTCGAGGCCGGCGGGCTGCAGACCATCATCGAGTGCGGCGTCGCGGCCGTGCTGCGCAGGTCGGACGCCGACCAGGACCGGCTGGTGCACCTCATCACCGCCCTGGCCAACGGCGAGGGGGTGATGCCCGGGGACCTGCTCGGCAAGCTGCTCGACCGGGTCGGGAACCTGCAGCGTGCCCTGCTGGACCCACGGGGGCTGAGCCTGTCGACGCTGACGGCCCGTGAGGCGGAGATGCTCCGGCTGGTCGCCGACGGCTTCGACACCAGCGAGATCGCCGCGCAGACCTCCTACTCCGAACGCACCGTCAAGAACGTGCTGCACGAGATCACCACACGGCTGGGGCTGCGCAACCGCGCCCATGCCGTGGGCTACGCCATGCGCCACGGACTCATCTGACGGAACCTCAGGTGCCCACTGGGATTGCCCTTTGGGACACCGGCCGCTACCCCCGGCTCGGGTACCCGGGCTCTGTCCCCGGGCGCCCGGGCCGGGGAGACTGGCAGGAGCGCCGTCCTGCCAGTCTGTGAGGTTGAGTGTCTGTGAGATTTCATCTGTTGGGCACTCGCGGGTTTCCCCGGCCGGCCCTGGCCATACTGCTGGCCCTTGCCGCGGTCGTCCTGACGCTGGGCGCCGCGACCTTCGGCGCGCCGGCCGCGAGCCCGGGCCGGCCGGCGGCCGCGCCCGCACCGGACGTCGGCCGGGTCGTCTTCGCCGGCACCGACCACCGCAGCCTGTCCCGGGTCACCGGTACGGGGACGAGCACACCGCTGTTCGGGCCCGGCCCGCAGCACTTCGACACCCAGCCGTCGGCCCGTGGCGACCAACTGGTCTTCACCAGCCTGCGGGACGAGCCGCAGCCCCAGGTCTATCTGCGTGACCAGGCGGGCGCGGTGCACAAGCTCACCACCGGCATGGACACCGCCGACCCGACGCTGACCCCCGACGGAACCGCCGTGGTCTTCGACGCGCTGGAGCCCGGCGGCCGCGGCGGCGCACTCCAGCGCGACCTGTGGGCGGTCAACTCCGATGGCACCGGCCTGCGCAGGGTCACCGACACCTGGGCCAACGAGACCCATCCGACGGTTTCGCCCGACGGCCAGTGGATCGCCTACCAGTGCGACGCCGACCCGAACCACACCCAGATCTTCCTCGTCCGCTTCGACGGCACCGGGTCGCAGCAGCTCACCCATGTGACCACCGGCAGCGCCATCGAGCCGACCTGGAACCCGATCAACGACGCCGCGCACCGCGACCAGATCGTCTACACCTGGGACCAGGGCGGCACCACCGGGCCGCACCTGACGCTGACCTCGCCCACCGGCGGCGACAAGCCGTTCTTCCCGGGCACCGGCTCCACCTGGCAGACCGGGCAGGCCGCCTGGCTGCCCGACGGCAGCGGAGTGCTCTTCATGAGCCCCAACCTGTCCGACGGCACCCTGACCGCGACCCAGAACGTCTACCGCGCGCCGACCTGCTCCTGCACCCCGCCGCAACTGCTCTACACCTGCCCCCGGGCCCCGCAGACGCCCACCTGGCTGGGCCCCCTGGACGGCGGCGGGCCCGTCGTGGAGGAGACCAGCGCCGCCGCGCTGCACACCGCCGACGTGGAGGACGTCCGCCCCGACGGCACGGACCCGCGCGACCTGGGCATCAGCGTGCTCAATGAGGACCCGGCCGCCGACACCGACACCAACCCCGCGGACGACCCGCTGTTCAACCCCCATGCCGGCTACGACCCGTGGTTCGAGCGGCAGAGCTACACCCCGGACGGCCGCCAACTGGTGGCGACCCGCTTCGAGGACTCGCCCGCCGGCCGGATCGAACGGATCTGGCTGGCCGGCGCCGACGGCTCCAACCCGCAGCCGATGAACCTCGCCGGGCGCGGCCCGAACGACTGGGACACCGACCCGGCGTTCTCCCCGGACGGCAGCCTGATCGCCTTCACCAGGACCTCCCCC
Protein-coding regions in this window:
- a CDS encoding helix-turn-helix transcriptional regulator, producing MTSIETTHEAAAAPQVGRARIPGPSAAAEIRVKPSRVQVAVYAEDIVLHTGIVQQLRQRPEVELLTDDEAPKAQVALLVVDRLTEAVAETLRGLRLSTSSRTGLVVGNFEAGGLQTIIECGVAAVLRRSDADQDRLVHLITALANGEGVMPGDLLGKLLDRVGNLQRALLDPRGLSLSTLTAREAEMLRLVADGFDTSEIAAQTSYSERTVKNVLHEITTRLGLRNRAHAVGYAMRHGLI
- a CDS encoding DUF11 domain-containing protein — encoded protein: MGTRGFPRPALAILLALAAVVLTLGAATFGAPAASPGRPAAAPAPDVGRVVFAGTDHRSLSRVTGTGTSTPLFGPGPQHFDTQPSARGDQLVFTSLRDEPQPQVYLRDQAGAVHKLTTGMDTADPTLTPDGTAVVFDALEPGGRGGALQRDLWAVNSDGTGLRRVTDTWANETHPTVSPDGQWIAYQCDADPNHTQIFLVRFDGTGSQQLTHVTTGSAIEPTWNPINDAAHRDQIVYTWDQGGTTGPHLTLTSPTGGDKPFFPGTGSTWQTGQAAWLPDGSGVLFMSPNLSDGTLTATQNVYRAPTCSCTPPQLLYTCPRAPQTPTWLGPLDGGGPVVEETSAAALHTADVEDVRPDGTDPRDLGISVLNEDPAADTDTNPADDPLFNPHAGYDPWFERQSYTPDGRQLVATRFEDSPAGRIERIWLAGADGSNPQPMNLAGRGPNDWDTDPAFSPDGSLIAFTRTSPGGVGTAAGPARIVIARVSTGEIVGTIVPPEGQQTASEAEPSWSTDGKLIAFTRTEVINGNGGNRHIITVPADALGQQTDLSQTACPGTCNVIDDSPVISPDGRRIAFNRKAGDGGLNQQNGLVVTSTTGTGCTVILPAGLSQDPNACKNPMPDTSDTGPFQPRDVAWTPNGAQLVLTSRRALPANSPEGLSTYDFASGKLTPLDWRLPGRQKEPSVQQSVDLSLGAPASTPSVLPGGTTTVPVTVTNRGPAPSAGTALTASVPAGVRLSGLTTPVGQCDAAALRCDLGTLAPNATVQVTATVIGIQIGNQQLGWALAGTVVDPNPGDNSAQTIVPVVSPFPRPPRRRPRWCRPHYCRPRRRRPR